Within Micromonospora parathelypteridis, the genomic segment TGGACGCCGCGGCGGAGGCCCCGTCGACGCGCAAGGCCGCCCGCAACGGCGCCGCGACGAAGGCGTCATCCGCGTCGTGAGCGAGCGGAGCGAGCGAACCATCAGGCTCAGCAGCGTGGCGCCTCGCGCCGCCGCTGAGCGCAGCGAGGCGACGGCGTGAGCGAGCGGAGCGAGCACCGCTACGAGGTGCGCTCCCGCGAGGAGCGGTACCGGGGGCGGATCTTCGACGTGGTCACCGACGAGGTGACCATGCCGGGCGGCGGGACCGGGCTGCGGGACCTCGTCCGGCACGTCGGGGCGGTGGCCGTGGTGGCGCTCGACGACGCCGGCCAGGTGGTGCTGATCCGGCAGTACCGGCACCCGGTCGGGCGGCACCTGTGGGAGCTGCCCGCCGGACTGATGGACGTCTCCGGTGAGGACCTGCCGGCGGCCGCGTTGCGGGAGTTGGCCGAGGAGGCGGACCTCACCGCCGCGCGGATCGACGTGCTGGTCGACCTGCACAGCTCGCCCGGGTTCACCAACGAGCTGGTGCGGGTCTTCCTGGCGAGGGACCTGGCCGCGGTGCCGGCCGGCGAGCGCCACGAGCGCCACGACGAGGAGGCCGACCTGCAGGTCGTCCGCTTCGACCTGGACCAGACTGTCGCCATGGTCCTGGCCGGTGAGATCACCAACGCGTCCGCGGTGGCCGGGCTGCTGGCCGCGGCCCGCGCCCGGGACACCGGCTGGTCGGCGCTGCGTCGGGCGGACGCGCCGCTGCCACGCTGAGCGCCGTCGCCGGTTCAGCTGGCGAGGGGAGTACGCGCACAGGGGCCCCGCGGTCAACCGCGGGGCCCCTGTGGTGTCGGTGTGGTCGGTCAGTCGCGCAGCGGGCGGCCCTGTGCGTCAGTGCCGCCGTTGACCAGGATGAGGATGCCGTCGATGAAACCCCAGATGCTGCCGAAGCCGAAGGTGCACACGCTGACGACGAGCTGCAGCACGCCGATCTTGATGTCACCGATGTAGAACCGGCCGGCGCCGAAGAAGCCGAGCAGGATCCCGAGGACGCCCGCGACGACCTTGCTCTTG encodes:
- a CDS encoding NUDIX domain-containing protein, producing the protein MSERSEHRYEVRSREERYRGRIFDVVTDEVTMPGGGTGLRDLVRHVGAVAVVALDDAGQVVLIRQYRHPVGRHLWELPAGLMDVSGEDLPAAALRELAEEADLTAARIDVLVDLHSSPGFTNELVRVFLARDLAAVPAGERHERHDEEADLQVVRFDLDQTVAMVLAGEITNASAVAGLLAAARARDTGWSALRRADAPLPR
- a CDS encoding TM2 domain-containing protein — its product is MTTPPYQPGYPQPGYPQGVSDKSKVVAGVLGILLGFFGAGRFYIGDIKIGVLQLVVSVCTFGFGSIWGFIDGILILVNGGTDAQGRPLRD